A genome region from Hoplias malabaricus isolate fHopMal1 chromosome 8, fHopMal1.hap1, whole genome shotgun sequence includes the following:
- the dnajc12 gene encoding dnaJ homolog subfamily C member 12 isoform X3 produces MRALACHPDKNPGNPKAVEQFQKLQEAKEVLTDETKRKSYDFWLRSRITLPFSEWQSMRGSFKTSMHWAVRTKKAPMLDLAKDVSAAGAESQASPSDMQGLMEGKPSDEILRSSDHCPQKIPWTHEAPSSLLQKFRNYEI; encoded by the exons ATGAGAGCCTTGGCCTGCCACCCTGATAAGAATCCAGGAAATCCTAAAGCAG TGGAACAGTTTCAAAAGTTACAAGAAGCCAAAGAAGTCCTTACAGATGAGACCAAAAGAAAAAGCTATGATTTCTGGTTGAGGAGTAGGATCACTTTGCCATTCAGTGAATGGCAATCCATGAGGGGTTCATTTAAAACT TCAATGCACTGGGCTGTTAGGACTAAGAAAGCACCAATGCTTGATCTTGCAAAAGATGTATCTGCAGCTGGTGCTGAAAGCCAAGCCAGTCCCTCAGATATGCAAGGCTTGATGGAGGGCAAACCATCTGATGAAATACTTCGCTCAa GTGACCATTGCCCCCAAAAAATTCCCTGGACACATGAAGCTCCTTCAAGCCTCTTGCAGAAATTTAGAAATTATGAAATATGA